From the Deltaproteobacteria bacterium genome, one window contains:
- the smpB gene encoding SsrA-binding protein SmpB — MASTKETAEKTVTVNRRARREYFIDESFEAGMVLLGSEVKALRDGRVNLADSYARVDKGQVYLVNSHISPYPAANMFNHEPTRPRKLLLHKREIMRLTGKVKERGLTLIPLKLYFKDGRAKVELGLARGKKLYDKRATVKEKMVRREMERSMKSRRS, encoded by the coding sequence ATGGCCTCGACCAAGGAAACCGCCGAGAAGACCGTCACCGTCAACCGCCGGGCGCGCCGGGAGTACTTCATCGACGAGTCCTTCGAGGCCGGGATGGTGCTGCTGGGCAGCGAGGTGAAGGCGCTTCGGGACGGCCGCGTCAATCTCGCCGACAGCTACGCCCGGGTCGACAAGGGCCAGGTGTACCTGGTCAACTCCCACATCAGCCCCTATCCGGCGGCCAACATGTTCAATCACGAGCCCACCCGGCCGCGGAAGCTGCTTCTGCACAAGCGCGAGATCATGCGGCTCACCGGCAAGGTCAAGGAGCGCGGCTTGACCCTGATTCCGTTGAAGCTATACTTCAAGGACGGGCGCGCCAAGGTGGAGTTGGGCCTGGCCCGCGGAAAGAAGCTCTACGACAAGCGCGCCACGGTCAAGGAGAAGATGGTCCGGCGCGAGATGGAACGCTCCATGAAGAGCCGCAGAAGTTGA
- the panC gene encoding pantoate--beta-alanine ligase has translation MQALPNIRAIPEMQAWSGRARREGKRIVLVPTMGYLHEGHLSLVREAVKHGDCRVVSIFANPAQFAPSEDFDSYPRDLERDVRLLVEERVDLLFNPSVEDIYPPGYQTYVEVEEVSRPLCGAHRPGHFRGVATVVLKLFNIVRPHVAVFGRKDYQQVQVIRRMRDDLNLEVEIVECDTVREDDGVAMSSRNRYLGPAEREAARCLQSALGRAEALVRGGETAAARIREAVVEEISRQPLARLEYADLCDPRELRLVDEVTGPTLLAVCAWVGKARLIDNRILAVPGP, from the coding sequence ATGCAAGCGTTACCCAACATCCGCGCCATCCCGGAGATGCAGGCATGGAGCGGCCGTGCCCGGCGCGAGGGGAAGCGCATCGTCCTGGTGCCCACCATGGGATACCTGCACGAAGGCCATCTGAGCCTCGTGCGTGAGGCCGTGAAGCACGGCGACTGCCGGGTGGTCTCCATCTTCGCCAATCCCGCCCAGTTCGCTCCCTCCGAGGACTTCGACAGCTACCCGCGGGATCTGGAGCGCGATGTCCGGCTGCTTGTGGAGGAGCGAGTGGATCTCCTTTTCAATCCCTCGGTCGAGGACATCTACCCGCCGGGATATCAGACCTACGTGGAGGTGGAAGAGGTCAGCCGGCCGTTGTGCGGCGCTCACCGGCCGGGACATTTCCGCGGCGTGGCCACGGTGGTGCTGAAGCTCTTCAACATCGTGCGCCCGCACGTGGCCGTGTTCGGCCGCAAGGACTACCAACAGGTCCAGGTCATCAGGCGGATGCGCGACGACCTGAACCTGGAGGTGGAGATCGTCGAATGCGACACGGTGCGGGAGGACGACGGCGTGGCCATGAGCTCGCGGAACCGCTACCTGGGGCCGGCCGAGCGGGAGGCCGCGCGTTGTCTGCAAAGCGCCCTGGGCAGGGCCGAGGCGCTGGTCCGCGGCGGCGAGACCGCGGCCGCGCGGATCCGTGAGGCGGTGGTGGAAGAGATCTCCCGGCAGCCCCTGGCGCGTCTCGAGTACGCCGACCTGTGCGACCCCAGGGAGCTTCGCCTGGTGGACGAGGTTACGGGCCCCACGCTCCTGGCCGTCTGCGCGTGGGTCGGCAAGGCTCGCCTGATCGACAACCGGATCCTGGCGGTGCCGGGACCGTAG